In a genomic window of Muntiacus reevesi chromosome 1, mMunRee1.1, whole genome shotgun sequence:
- the MINDY1 gene encoding ubiquitin carboxyl-terminal hydrolase MINDY-1 isoform X3 has translation MEHHQPEHPAPGEARTAEAVSPENHKVLSEPKEHPQDKDAKEADGAAGEQEPVEQASLPAQGQDNFESPPPDASSSQPGPAQETQPEIETVGACSRLQELPQSPRARQPEVDFYCVKWIPWKGEQTPVITQSTNGPCPLIAIMNILFLQWKVKLPPQKEVITSDELMAHLGDCLLSIKPQEKSEGLQLNFQQNVDDAMTVLPKLATGLDVNVRFTGVSDFEYTPECSVFDLLGIPLYHGWLVDPQSPEAVSAVGKLSYNQLVEKIITCKHSSDINLVTEGLIAEQFLETTAAQLTYHGLCELTAAAKEGELSVFFRNNHFSTMTKHKEEQVVWESLHNVDGDSCFCDSDFHLSHSPGKGPGSEGGSGSPEKQRQMDQDYLIALSLQQQQPPPQGTSGLSDLELAQQLQQEEYQQHPAAQAAPARAPSPQGRGAASGRPAAERRQRPKQESDCVLL, from the exons ATGGAACACCATCAACCTGAGCATCCAGCCCCTGGTGAGGCCAGGACTGCAGAAGCAGTCAGCCCTGAAAACCACAAGGTCTTGTCCGAACCCAAAGAGCACCCTCAGGACAAGGATGCCAAAGAGGCGGACGGGGCAGCTGGAGAACAGGAGCCAGTAGAGCAAGCTTCACTGCCAGCCCAAGGCCAGGATAACTTCGAGTCCCCTCCACCAGATGCTAGCTCAAGCCAACCAGGGCCAGCCCAGGAGACTCAACCTGAGATAGAGACAGTGGGGGCCTGCTCCAGGCTCCAGGAGCTTCCCCAGTCCCCCAGGGCCCGACAGCCTGAGGTAGACTTCTACTGTGTCAAGTGGATCCCCTGGAAAGGAGAACAAACACCTGTCATTACCCAGAGCACCAACGGCCCTTGCCCTCTCATCGCCATCATGAATATCCTTTTCCTTCAGTGGAAG GTAAAGCTGCCACCTCAGAAGGAAGTGATCACGTCAGACGAGCTCATGGCCCATCTTG GAGACTGCCTTCTGTCCATCAAACCTCAGGAAAAGTCAGAGGGACTTCAGCTTAATTTTCAGCAG AATGTGGACGATGCAATGACAGTGCTGCCTAAGCTGGCCACAGGTCTGGATGTCAATGTGCGGTTCACAGGAGTCTCTGACTTTGAGTATACACCTGAGTGCAGTGTCTTTGACCTACTCGGCATACCTCTGTACCACGGCTGGCTTGTTGATCCACAG AGTCCTGAGGCTGTGAGTGCAGTCGGGAAGCTGAGTTACAACCAGCTGGTAGAGAAGATCATCACCTGCAAGCACTCCAGTGACATCAACCTGGTGACAGAAG GCCTGATTGCAGAGCAGTTCCTGGAGACCACCGCTGCACAGCTGACCTACCATGGTCTGTGTGAACTAACAGCAGCTGCCAAGGAGGGCGAACTGAGTGTCTTTTTCCGGAACAACCACTTCAGCACCATGACTAAGCACAAG GAGGAGCAAGTGGTGTGGGAGAGCCTGCACAATGTCGACGGAGACAGCTGTTTCTGTGACTCCGACTTTCACCTCAGTCACTCCCCAGGCAAGGGACCCGGCTCGGAAGGTGGGAGTGGCTCCCCAGAAAAGCAGCGGCAGATGGACCAG GACTACCTCATCGCCTTGtccctgcagcagcagcagcccccaccccagggcacGTCGGGTCTGAGCGACTTGGAACTGGCCCAGCAGCTTCAGCAAGAGGAGTACCAGCAGCACCCAGCGGCCCAGGCTGCCCCTGCCCGGGCCCCATCGCCGCAG GGGAGAGGAGCCGCATCTGGACGCCCAGCTGCTGAGCGTCGGCAAAGGCCGAAGCAAGAGTCCGACTGTGTCCTCCTGTAG
- the MINDY1 gene encoding ubiquitin carboxyl-terminal hydrolase MINDY-1 isoform X1, whose product MEHHQPEHPAPGEARTAEAVSPENHKVLSEPKEHPQDKDAKEADGAAGEQEPVEQASLPAQGQDNFESPPPDASSSQPGPAQETQPEIETVGACSRLQELPQSPRARQPEVDFYCVKWIPWKGEQTPVITQSTNGPCPLIAIMNILFLQWKVKLPPQKEVITSDELMAHLGDCLLSIKPQEKSEGLQLNFQQNVDDAMTVLPKLATGLDVNVRFTGVSDFEYTPECSVFDLLGIPLYHGWLVDPQSPEAVSAVGKLSYNQLVEKIITCKHSSDINLVTEGLIAEQFLETTAAQLTYHGLCELTAAAKEGELSVFFRNNHFSTMTKHKGHLYLLVTDQGFLQEEQVVWESLHNVDGDSCFCDSDFHLSHSPGKGPGSEGGSGSPEKQRQMDQDYLIALSLQQQQPPPQGTSGLSDLELAQQLQQEEYQQHPAAQAAPARAPSPQGRGAASGRPAAERRQRPKQESDCVLL is encoded by the exons ATGGAACACCATCAACCTGAGCATCCAGCCCCTGGTGAGGCCAGGACTGCAGAAGCAGTCAGCCCTGAAAACCACAAGGTCTTGTCCGAACCCAAAGAGCACCCTCAGGACAAGGATGCCAAAGAGGCGGACGGGGCAGCTGGAGAACAGGAGCCAGTAGAGCAAGCTTCACTGCCAGCCCAAGGCCAGGATAACTTCGAGTCCCCTCCACCAGATGCTAGCTCAAGCCAACCAGGGCCAGCCCAGGAGACTCAACCTGAGATAGAGACAGTGGGGGCCTGCTCCAGGCTCCAGGAGCTTCCCCAGTCCCCCAGGGCCCGACAGCCTGAGGTAGACTTCTACTGTGTCAAGTGGATCCCCTGGAAAGGAGAACAAACACCTGTCATTACCCAGAGCACCAACGGCCCTTGCCCTCTCATCGCCATCATGAATATCCTTTTCCTTCAGTGGAAG GTAAAGCTGCCACCTCAGAAGGAAGTGATCACGTCAGACGAGCTCATGGCCCATCTTG GAGACTGCCTTCTGTCCATCAAACCTCAGGAAAAGTCAGAGGGACTTCAGCTTAATTTTCAGCAG AATGTGGACGATGCAATGACAGTGCTGCCTAAGCTGGCCACAGGTCTGGATGTCAATGTGCGGTTCACAGGAGTCTCTGACTTTGAGTATACACCTGAGTGCAGTGTCTTTGACCTACTCGGCATACCTCTGTACCACGGCTGGCTTGTTGATCCACAG AGTCCTGAGGCTGTGAGTGCAGTCGGGAAGCTGAGTTACAACCAGCTGGTAGAGAAGATCATCACCTGCAAGCACTCCAGTGACATCAACCTGGTGACAGAAG GCCTGATTGCAGAGCAGTTCCTGGAGACCACCGCTGCACAGCTGACCTACCATGGTCTGTGTGAACTAACAGCAGCTGCCAAGGAGGGCGAACTGAGTGTCTTTTTCCGGAACAACCACTTCAGCACCATGACTAAGCACAAG GGTCACTTGTACCTTCTGGTCACTGACCAGGGCTTTCTGCAGGAGGAGCAAGTGGTGTGGGAGAGCCTGCACAATGTCGACGGAGACAGCTGTTTCTGTGACTCCGACTTTCACCTCAGTCACTCCCCAGGCAAGGGACCCGGCTCGGAAGGTGGGAGTGGCTCCCCAGAAAAGCAGCGGCAGATGGACCAG GACTACCTCATCGCCTTGtccctgcagcagcagcagcccccaccccagggcacGTCGGGTCTGAGCGACTTGGAACTGGCCCAGCAGCTTCAGCAAGAGGAGTACCAGCAGCACCCAGCGGCCCAGGCTGCCCCTGCCCGGGCCCCATCGCCGCAG GGGAGAGGAGCCGCATCTGGACGCCCAGCTGCTGAGCGTCGGCAAAGGCCGAAGCAAGAGTCCGACTGTGTCCTCCTGTAG
- the ANXA9 gene encoding annexin A9: MSVTHGKMGLSLTQEILSHLGLANKTAAWGTLGTLRTFLSFSVDKDVQRLLKAIAGQGVDCIAILDVLTNRSREQRQLISRAFHERTQQDLLKSLQAALSGNLERIVVALLQPAAHLDARELRKALKGSGSAEDVALEILATRTPPQLRECLSVYKHNFQVDAAEDIKSETRGILRDLLLALAKGGREAYTGIIDYNLAAQDVQALKQAEGPSTERMWVLIFTQRSPEHLIRVLNQYQRDTGHELEKTVRAHFHGAACVALLSLALVIRNTPLYFADKLHQALQETEPNYQVLMRILISRSETDLLSIRAEFRKKYGKSLYSSLQDAVKGDCRSALLALCRAEDL; encoded by the exons ATGTCTGTGACCCACGGGAAGATGGGACTCTCCTTGACTCAGGAGATCCTCAGTCACCTGGGCCTTGCCAACAAG ACTGCAGCTTGGGGCACCCTGGGCACCCTCAGAACCTTCTTGAGCTTCAGTGTGGACAAGGATGTACAGAGGCTGCTGAAGGCCATAGCAGGCCAAG GTGTGGACTGTATTGCCATTCTGGACGTGCTGACCAACCGGAGCCGAGAGCAAAGGCAGCTCATCTCTCGAGCCTTCCACGAACGCACCCAGCAG GACCTACTGAAGTCCTTGCAGGCAGCACTCTCTGGCAACCTGGAGAGGATCGTGGTTGCTCTGCTGCAGCCTGCAGCCCATCTCGATGCCCGGGAATTGAGGAAAGCCTTGAAg GGCTCAGGTTCTGCTGAAGATGTGGCCTTGGAAATTCTTGCCACCCGAACCCCACCCCAGCTGCGGGAGTGCCTGTCAGTCTACAAACACA ATTTCCAAGTGGATGCTGCGGAGGACATCAAATCTGAGACCAGAGGCATCTTGCGGGACTTGCTTCTGGCCCTGGCCAAG GGGGGGCGCGAGGCCTACACTGGAATCATTGACTATAACCTGGCTGCACAGGACGTCCAG GCATTAAAGCAGGCTGAAGGACCCAGCACAGAGAGGATGTGGGTCCTTATCTTCACCCAGCGCAGTCCTGAACACCTCATCCGAG TGTTGAACCAGTACCAGCGGGACACGGGGCatgagttggagaagactgtccGGGCCCATTTCCATGGAGCCGCCTGCGTGGCTCTGCTCAGCCTAG CCTTGGTGATTCGGAACACACCCCTGTACTTTGCTGATAAACTTCATCAAGCCCTCCAG GAGACTGAGCCCAATTACCAAGTACTGATGCGCATCCTTATTTCTCGAAGTGAGACTGATCTTCTAAGTATCCGAGCTGAGTTCAGAAAGAAATATGGGAAGTCCCTCTACTCTTCCCTCCAG GATGCAGTGAAAGGGGACTGCCGGTCAGCCCTACTAGCCCTGTGCAGGGCGGAAGACCTTTGA
- the MINDY1 gene encoding ubiquitin carboxyl-terminal hydrolase MINDY-1 isoform X2, translating into MEHHQPEHPAPGEARTAEAVSPENHKVLSEPKEHPQDKDAKEADGAAGEQEPVEQASLPAQGQDNFESPPPDASSSQPGPAQETQPEIETVGACSRLQELPQSPRARQPEVDFYCVKWIPWKGEQTPVITQSTNGPCPLIAIMNILFLQWKVKLPPQKEVITSDELMAHLGDCLLSIKPQEKSEGLQLNFQQNVDDAMTVLPKLATGLDVNVRFTGVSDFEYTPECSVFDLLGIPLYHGWLVDPQSPEAVSAVGKLSYNQLVEKIITCKHSSDINLVTEGLIAEQFLETTAAQLTYHGLCELTAAAKEGELSVFFRNNHFSTMTKHKGHLYLLVTDQGFLQEEQVVWESLHNVDGDSCFCDSDFHLSHSPGKGPGSEGGSGSPEKQRQMDQQQQPPPQGTSGLSDLELAQQLQQEEYQQHPAAQAAPARAPSPQGRGAASGRPAAERRQRPKQESDCVLL; encoded by the exons ATGGAACACCATCAACCTGAGCATCCAGCCCCTGGTGAGGCCAGGACTGCAGAAGCAGTCAGCCCTGAAAACCACAAGGTCTTGTCCGAACCCAAAGAGCACCCTCAGGACAAGGATGCCAAAGAGGCGGACGGGGCAGCTGGAGAACAGGAGCCAGTAGAGCAAGCTTCACTGCCAGCCCAAGGCCAGGATAACTTCGAGTCCCCTCCACCAGATGCTAGCTCAAGCCAACCAGGGCCAGCCCAGGAGACTCAACCTGAGATAGAGACAGTGGGGGCCTGCTCCAGGCTCCAGGAGCTTCCCCAGTCCCCCAGGGCCCGACAGCCTGAGGTAGACTTCTACTGTGTCAAGTGGATCCCCTGGAAAGGAGAACAAACACCTGTCATTACCCAGAGCACCAACGGCCCTTGCCCTCTCATCGCCATCATGAATATCCTTTTCCTTCAGTGGAAG GTAAAGCTGCCACCTCAGAAGGAAGTGATCACGTCAGACGAGCTCATGGCCCATCTTG GAGACTGCCTTCTGTCCATCAAACCTCAGGAAAAGTCAGAGGGACTTCAGCTTAATTTTCAGCAG AATGTGGACGATGCAATGACAGTGCTGCCTAAGCTGGCCACAGGTCTGGATGTCAATGTGCGGTTCACAGGAGTCTCTGACTTTGAGTATACACCTGAGTGCAGTGTCTTTGACCTACTCGGCATACCTCTGTACCACGGCTGGCTTGTTGATCCACAG AGTCCTGAGGCTGTGAGTGCAGTCGGGAAGCTGAGTTACAACCAGCTGGTAGAGAAGATCATCACCTGCAAGCACTCCAGTGACATCAACCTGGTGACAGAAG GCCTGATTGCAGAGCAGTTCCTGGAGACCACCGCTGCACAGCTGACCTACCATGGTCTGTGTGAACTAACAGCAGCTGCCAAGGAGGGCGAACTGAGTGTCTTTTTCCGGAACAACCACTTCAGCACCATGACTAAGCACAAG GGTCACTTGTACCTTCTGGTCACTGACCAGGGCTTTCTGCAGGAGGAGCAAGTGGTGTGGGAGAGCCTGCACAATGTCGACGGAGACAGCTGTTTCTGTGACTCCGACTTTCACCTCAGTCACTCCCCAGGCAAGGGACCCGGCTCGGAAGGTGGGAGTGGCTCCCCAGAAAAGCAGCGGCAGATGGACCAG cagcagcagcccccaccccagggcacGTCGGGTCTGAGCGACTTGGAACTGGCCCAGCAGCTTCAGCAAGAGGAGTACCAGCAGCACCCAGCGGCCCAGGCTGCCCCTGCCCGGGCCCCATCGCCGCAG GGGAGAGGAGCCGCATCTGGACGCCCAGCTGCTGAGCGTCGGCAAAGGCCGAAGCAAGAGTCCGACTGTGTCCTCCTGTAG